Sequence from the Aromatoleum petrolei genome:
GCGCAGTCGCCCGCGCCGGCGTCGAGCAGCGGCTGCATCGACTCGCGCCGACGGCTCCATACGTGCACCTTGTGCCCGGCCTTCATCAGGTTCAGCGCCATCGGGCGCCCCATCAGGCCGAGGCCGACGAATCCGACTTCCATTTCGATTCTCCTGTGGCTGGAACGCGCATGGCGACGCATAATCGCCGCCATGACCTACGCCCCCATCATCAAGGAAATCGGCCGTGGCGCCAAGGGCGCGCGCGATCTCGACGCTGCCCAGGCGGAAGCGCTCTTCGGCGACATGCTGGACGGCAAGGTGCCGGACCTGGAGCTCGGTGCCGTCATCGTGTCGCTGCGCATCAAGAGCGAGTCGCGCGACGAGCTGCTGGGCTTCAAGCGCGCGATGGATGCCCGCTGTGCTCAAGTCGCGGTGCCGCCGGGGCCGCGCTGCGTGATCCTGCCGACCTACAACGGCGCGCGCCGCCAGGCCAACCTGATGCCGCTCGTCGCGCTGCTGCTCGCACGCGAAGGCGTGCCGGTGCTGATCCAGGGGCGGCACGATTTCGAGTCACGCGTGAGTCCGTTCGAATTGCTCGCGGCGCTCGGCATCCATCCGGCGCTCGGAGTCGGCGAGGCGCACCGCGAACTCGCGGAAAAGCGCATCGCCTGCCTGCGCCTCGACGAGCTAGTGCCGGGGCTCGATGCCCTGTTGAGCCTGCGCCTGCGCCTGGGCGTGCGCGGCAGCGGGCACACGATGGCGAAGCTCGTCGACCCGTGCATCGGCCGCAGCGTGCGGGTGGTCGCGGTGACGCACCCGGAGTATCTCGAGCGCATGCACGAGTTCCTCGTCGCGGACGGCGGGCGGGCGATGCTGATGCGCGGCACCGAAGGCGAAGCCTACGCGAATCCGCGCCGCCGGCCGGCAATGCAGGCGTTCCGCGATGGCGCCGCAGAACTCGCGTGGACCGCGGAGGAAGGCGGCGCGCCGCCGCTGGAGGGGCTGCCGGATGCACCGGGCGTGGAAGAGAACGCGGCGCTCATCCGGGCGATGCTGGCCGGCAAGGTTCCCGTGCCGCAACCGGTGCTCGATCAGGCCGCGTTGCTCGTGCGGCTCGCGACCGAAGCCTGACGCGACCTGTAAGCTCTGCGCCCGACAGGCGAGACCTCGACCACGACGAAAGCCCAGGGAGGGGAGACTCCCGCCGTAGTTGAAGCCTCTCCTGTCGGGCGCAGATCGG
This genomic interval carries:
- the ybiB gene encoding DNA-binding protein YbiB translates to MTYAPIIKEIGRGAKGARDLDAAQAEALFGDMLDGKVPDLELGAVIVSLRIKSESRDELLGFKRAMDARCAQVAVPPGPRCVILPTYNGARRQANLMPLVALLLAREGVPVLIQGRHDFESRVSPFELLAALGIHPALGVGEAHRELAEKRIACLRLDELVPGLDALLSLRLRLGVRGSGHTMAKLVDPCIGRSVRVVAVTHPEYLERMHEFLVADGGRAMLMRGTEGEAYANPRRRPAMQAFRDGAAELAWTAEEGGAPPLEGLPDAPGVEENAALIRAMLAGKVPVPQPVLDQAALLVRLATEA